A single Lactuca sativa cultivar Salinas chromosome 8, Lsat_Salinas_v11, whole genome shotgun sequence DNA region contains:
- the LOC111893162 gene encoding polyadenylate-binding protein-interacting protein 7, whose product MSLSNQGASAIDKKLITTGKTIRLNPDAAEFVPFALRSPSASVAAPDASSSFGNFGATTPGKAVLDRSESSVSNNSDDEAHQYWRHQLPDDITPDFHVAGEEDPQGINTLPFSTLSLADVNETNGNSFNKKMGYPISSSSASFQPAKPWDIHGDQLHNGPSYNGDPVHGYLDDMLNEQQMEGTEVNPLEFLASQFAGFAAESLADVYFANGGDLNLTIEMLTQLELQVDGGGLNQNLNSKALSSPNLSAMDFPALSPTDDQNGVQQHINPYRPLEKENLLMFKSSSGGAPLPSGGATDFASAVRKMASQDSSIWKYNRNPSQDSTIGSSRSSHVLASAYNNGGHGRVSYGDRLGGRSSNRSAPVWLETGDAVANMYSEMRGEARDHARLRNAYFEQARQAYLVGYKALAKELSVKGQLHNMQMKAAHGKAQESIYRQRNPVSPSMQGRGGGGGGGSQERLIDLHGLHVTEAIHVLKRDLTMLRNVARSADEHVQVYICVGTGHHTRGTRTPARLPVAVQRYLLEEEGLDYSEPQPGLLRVLLY is encoded by the exons ATGAGCTTGTCCAATCAAGGGGCTTCCGCCATTGACAAAAAGCTTATCACAACAGGCAAAACAATTCGTTTAAATCCAGATGCAGCAGAATTTGTTCCATTTGCTCTAAGATCACCTTCTGCAAGTGTTGCTGCTCCTGATGCATCTTCaagttttggtaattttggtgCTACAACACCAGGGAAAGCAGTACTAGACAGATCAGAGTCATCTGTATCAAATAATTCAGATGATGAGGCTCACCAATACTGGCGTCATCAGCTACCTGATGACATCACTCCAGACTTCCATGTTGCAGGAGAAGAAGATCCTCAAGGAATCAATACACTTCCCTTCTCAACCTTATCTCTAGCAGATGTCAATGAAACAAATGGAAATAGCTTTAACAAAAAGATGGGGTATCCCATTTCATCTTCCTCAGCTAGTTTTCAACCTGCTAAACCCTGGGACATTCATGGTGATCAGCTACACAACGGGCCTTCCTACAATGGTGATCCTGTCCATGGGTACCTAGATGATATGCTTAATGAACAACAGATGGAAGGAACAGAAGTAAACCCTCTTGAGTTTCTGGCTTCCCAGTTTGCAGGTTTTGCAGCTGAAAGTCTTGCAGATGTTTATTTTGCAAATGGAGGCGACTTGAATCTGACAATTGAGATGCTTACTCAGCTTGAG CTTCAAGTAGATGGTGGTGGCTTAAATCAGAATCTAAACTCAAAGGCTCTATCTTCTCCAAATCTTAGTGCTATGGATTTTCCTGCACTTTCTCCTACAGATGATCAAAATGGTGTCCAACAGCATATTAATCCCTATCGTCCTTTAGAGAAAGAGAACTTGCTGATGTTCAAATCTTCATCAGGTGGTGCTCCACTTCCATCTGGTGGTGCTACAGATTTTGCTTCTGCTGTTAGAAAAATGGCTTCACAGGACTCAAGCATATGGAAATATAACAGAAACCCTTCGCAAGATTCCACCATTGGATCAAGTAGAAGCTCTCATGTCTTGGCCAGTGCTTATAATAATGGTGGACATGGTAGGGTCAGTTATGGAGATAGATTGGGTGGCCGGAGTTCAAACCGCTCAGCCCCTGTTTGGCTTGAAACTGGAGATGCTGTTG CAAATATGTATTCTGAGATGCGTGGTGAAGCTCGTGATCATGCACGTCTTcgcaatgcatactttgaacag GCTAGACAAGCTTACCTTGTTGGATACAAGGCTTTAGCCAAGGAACTAAGTGTGAAGGGTCAACTACACAACATGCAAATGAAGGCTGCTCATGGAAAAGCTCAAGAATCCATATATCGTCAAAG GAATCCAGTGAGTCCAAGTATGCAAGGAAGagggggaggaggaggaggaggatcacAGGAAAGGCTGATAGACCTTCATGGGCTGCATGTCACAGAAGCGATTCATGTCCTGAAACGAGATCTCACAATGCTGAGAAACGTTGCCAGGTCAGCAGACGAGCATGTACAGGTGTACATATGTGTTGGGACGGGGCACCACACCCGTGGGACCCGCACGCCAGCTAGACTCCCGGTTGCAGTCCAGAGATACCTGCTTGAAGAAGAGGGGCTTGACTACTCTGAGCCCCAGCCTGGGCTCCTTCGGGTCCTGCTATATTGA
- the LOC111893160 gene encoding uncharacterized protein LOC111893160 produces MMNTSEEWKSLWSISSVHSPPLLLSPATTTDGVKKIGPLIFNPSPKSQTHNHLFTSPSVPHIPPPVSNLSLSRFLHKSSSILPSTTTSIASQLPSSYSNPETLLAFNSLQLLRCPGSNSTLAFFPTGSNSDKIGYVMLSVKNSQLKVRGDHGGTEAFTTKSALNHRIVKISVSPLVDCDCNPGDSTTIGYLLVSTMYSVHYYDIRITMENSGKVTPLLKLVADNLFKRSVVVHACWSPHLPEESLVLLDNGDLFLFDLDSFSRPSLPSPRLKGEKVKVSWDESIVSEKGGWLSCDFSWHPRVLIVAHSTVVFLVDSRPEKCTIIPLLKLGIEHATNDIFLAFSISAPDRFYFTLASTNTVFLCDIRKPMIPLLRWTHYLANPSYIIVSSLSNFRSQSEDTTYNWASESGYAILLGSFWNCEFSLFCYGPDVRTPSSSSSSSSGNCLYAWGLPSDLSLLPNECRCGSCIVKEEFSKDRLPSWINWQQKKEFVLGFGILDSEISSQLFEPDGFGGFTLITLTSLGNLESHRYCASWDYSTQASENGHGKHSQDLEDSFLYETGEEDYKFKKQFQYLKLDWLDGYLKSDLSRILSRELVKNLNKETQKNVSFGDDFHEVICQKIKTFRCGGSLNIHDVFRDVSLPTSIHEIALRRMWANLPKKYLRFGFSTYSNLPDLPMKLKHLPLEFLEVQCHQSHLPPFFFRSPSFRSSKWSDKKKPSNSLVGPVVPIPFLLTFHKTHMLKADNMSADSEIDRECDEVMKVANEVIASESESEAYNVTAVSLADDNEDVLYGSQNQEMFGSYKLKMEDSDFEDEKHTKVVFRIGQKDAKEIFDSNCPLKFKFNEEVTSFGPKEMKSYKLLKRQYSNFKKSFSCYQDYMAKSNIHK; encoded by the exons ATGATGAACACCTCAGAGGAATGGAAATCCTTGTGGTCAATCTCTTCTGTACACTCACCACCCCTTCTCCTCTCACCTGCCACCACAACCGATGGTGTCAAAAAAATTGGGCCTTTGATCTTTAACCCCTCTCCCAAATCACAAACCCACAATCATCTCTTCACTTCACCTTCTGTTCCTCACATCCCTCCACCTGTCTCTAACCTCTCCCTCTCTAGATTCCTCCATAAATCATCATCTATCCTTCCTTCCACAACCACTTCTATCGCCTCACAACTCCCCTCATCATATTCAAACCCTGAAACACTTCTTGCATTCAACTCCCTTCAATTGCTGCGATGCCCTGGTTCGAATTCGACTCTTGCATTCTTTCCCACTGGTTCCAATTCGGATAAAATTGGATATGTTATGTTATCTGTTAAGAATTCTCAATTGAAAGTCAGAGGAGATCATGgtgggaccgaagcttttaccaCAAAAAGTGCATTGAATCATCGGATTGTCAAGATTTCAGTTAGCCCTCTTGTTGATTGTGATTGTAATCCAG GTGATTCTACTACCATTGGGTATTTGTTGGTTTCAACAATGTATTCAGTTCATTACTACGATATCAGAATCACAATGGAGAATTCTGGTAAAGTAACACCATTGTTGAAATTAGTTGCTGATAACTTGTTCAAAAGATCTGTAGTTGTGCATGCTTGTTGGAGTCCACATTTACCTGAAGAAAGTCTTGTATTGCTAGATAATGGGGATTTGTTCTTATTTGATCTGGATTCTTTCTCCAGACCCTCATTACCATCTCCAAGGTTAAAGggtgaaaaagtcaaagtttctTGGGATGAGTCTATTGTTTCTGAGAAAGGTGGATGGTTGAGCTGTGATTTCAGTTGGCATCCAAGAGTTCTGATTGTTGCTCACTCTACTGTAGTTTTTCTTGTTGATTCACGCCCCGAAAAGTGCACTATCATTCCTTTGTTGAAACTTGGCATTGAGCATGCAACAAATGATATATTTCTTGCATTTTCCATTTCTGCCCCTGATCGTTTCTATTTCACTTTGGCATCCACTAACACAGTTTTCCTTTGTGATATAAGAAAACCAATGATTCCACTTCTTCGTTGGACACATTATCTTGCTAACCCTAGCTACATTATTGTTTCAAGTTTATCCAACTTTAGGTCACAATCTGAGGATACTACATACAATTGGGCTTCTGAATCAGGTTACGCCATTTTATTAGGGTCTTTTTGGAACTGTGAATTTAGTCTTTTTTGCTATGGCCCAGATGTTagaacaccttcttcttcttcttcttcttcttctggtAATTGTCTTTATGCATGGGGACTCCCTTCTGATCTTTCACTACTCCCTAATGAATGTCGTTGTGGTAGTTGCATTGTGAAAGAGGAATTCTCTAAGGATAGGCTTCCTAGTTGGATCAATTGGCAACAAAAGAAAGAATTTGTTTTAGGGTTTGGGATTCTTGATAGTGAAATCTCTTCTCAGTTGTTTGAACCTGATGGGTTTGGTGGGTTTACACTAATTACATTAACGTCCTTAGGGAATCTTGAATCACATCGATATTGTGCTTCATGGGATTATTCTACACAAGCTTCAGAAAATGGGCATGGAAAACACTCTCAGGATTTAGAAGATTCTTTTCTGTATGAAACAGGTGAAGAGGATTACAAGTTTAAAAAGCAATTTCAGTATTTGAAACTTGATTGGCTTGATGGATACTTGAAATCTGATCTTTCCAGAATCTTGAGTAGAGAACTAGTTAAGAACCTGAATAAAGAAACCCAAAAAAACGTCTCTTTTGGTGATGATTTTCATGAAGTTATATGCCAAAAGATTAAGACTTTTCGTTGTGGTGGATCTTTGaatattcatgatgtgtttcgtGATGTTAGCTTGCCAACTAGCATACATGAGATTGCTTTAAGAAGGATGTGGGCCAATCTACCCAAGAAATATTTACGATTTGGGTTCTCTACTTATTCAAATCTTCCAGATTTACCCATGAAACTAAAACATTTACCTTTAGAGTTTTTGGAAGTTCAATGTCATCAATCTCATCTACCTCCTTTTTTCTTTCGATCACCTTCATTTCGAAGTAGTAAGTGGTCAGACAAGAAAAAGCCAAGCAATTCTTTAGTGGGACCCGTTGTTCCAATCCCATTTTTGCTAACTTTTCATAAAACCCACATGTTAAAAGCTGATAACATGTCTGCTGATTCTGAAATCGATCGAGAGTGTGATGAAGTAATGAAGGTGGCTAATGAAGTCATTGCATCAGAGTCAGAATCTGAAGCTTATAATGTCACTGCTGTTTCACTTGCTGATGATAATGAAGATGTGTTATATGGTTCTCAGAATCAAGAAATGTTTGGGTCTTATAAGTTGAAAATGGAGGATTCTGATTTTGAAGATGAGAAGCATACAAAAGTTGTTTTTAGGATTGGTCAAAAGGATGCGAAAGAGATTTTTGACTCGAATTGccctttgaaatttaaatttaatgAAGAAGTTACGAGTTTTGGGCCAAAAGAAATGAAGTCGTACAAGTTACTTAAGAGGCAATATTCCAATTTCAAAAAAAGTTTTAGTTGTTATCAAGACTACATGGCTAAATCTAATATCCACAA ATGA